TCACCCGCGCGCTTGCCGATCCACTTAACGAAGAACTCAGAGAGAGCGTTCTCAGTGGTCTTCTGCGTCCTGAAGAGCTCGTTGCCCTCGACGAAGTGAGCCTCCTCAACCAAGCCGAGCGGTCAGTGCTGGCAAAGGCTCGGCGTGAGCGGCTGAATCAGCACTCAGTGGAGTATCTAGAGAGGCTCAACCTCACCGTTACAAACATGTTAACCTGCCCGGAGTGTAGATCTCATGAGTGCTACGCGAACTTCCGCTTCACCGACTTTGTGAAGTGGCAGGGCGATGATCAAacgccgacgctgcagcggtgctgcaggtgctccGTATCCTTCTGCAATGAGCGCGGGAAGAGAGCAGCGAGTGCGCCTGGTGcttgcctgtgtgcgtgggttGCTGTCAAAGTGCTTTCTGCCACGACTGCTTCGAGGCCCTGTATCCATCCATCCTCGAACCGCCACCGGACAGCGCGTCGAGGAAGCACACGCGAGACAGGAAAAATAAGCAGGTTTTCTTCGTGTCGCACTCGGCACCACTTTTGTCAGAAAAGGTGAATGAGCACCTCCCGACTTGTGCAGGGTGCCgtgcacgccggcgcagtcgttgccaccgcctctTGGGTGGCTTGCAACGGCAAACGGGGCGCAGCGCCAAAGTAATGACGCACCGCTTGACGTCGAGCTGGCGTACGCttcggcacacacacacacgctgccGCTCAGACGAAAACCTCGCCTATGCTACTCTTTTCTTACGCATCGTCTGGCggctctcctctctgcttctcACCGGTGCGTGTCTCCGACGCAGCGGACTGCACGCCCCCGAAGGTGCGGGAGCCACTCGGTGCTCGCACAAGTGCCTGCGCGCTGCCTTCAAGAGCCCTTTCCTGTTGTATGCGCCGCAGAGGTGTCAGGAACGCACGAGAAACAGCGGCACACCCGTGCCCCATTGACGAGTGCTTTCATTGGCAGCGAAGCGCACCGACCGCCTGTCACAGCCAAGCTCGAAGTTGCTTGCACGCCATCACGCGAGGGAGCCGTAGTGCTCCTTTTCTTTACTCTCGTACACACATATACGTACACACATATacgtacacgtacacacactCGCATAGACTCATACGCGCATTATagggtggcggcgctggtgtcGCTCTCTTCATCCGGCTAGTCGCTCGCATACCTCAAAGCAGCTCCGCTTGCAAGCGGCGTTGTTCACTTGACTCGTGCTTTTTCACGTCACATCTCTGCCCCCTCGTGCCTCGCGTCTCCCCGCATTCTGTTGTGCAGTACTGCTGCGGCTCCTCGTCGGATCGATCGTTGCAGCGTCTACGCAGCAGGCCGCGTGCGACCATGTCAGACTCCGTCCAGCTGCCTGCTTCATCcgaggcgtcgccgccgagtccgccgcctccgcctggTGTGCCGACGCATTCTGTGTCACCGctagcagcgccgtcgcgagaggcggaggacgTGCAACACTCATCGGCCGCTTCCCCGCTGAAGCGCCCACGCGTCGCCGAGCCCGTTACTCACTTTCTCACTCCCAACGCTCTAGGTGGACTCAGGCATAGCTCCAACTCGGTTTCGCCCTCCCCTGCGACTTTGACAGCGGAGCGAGTCTGCCATGACGCCCATGCCGATACCGACGCGGTCTCGCCGAAGCAAGCGAGGGTTGAAAGCAGGTCTGTCACACCGCGATCTCCCTACTCCAACCTGCCGCGCAAGATCCCTCGCAAGACGCCCGTCTCGAGCCCCACCTCGTCCCTCGCAAACTCCACGCTTGTCACGCCTCcgactgccgccgctgcatctcACGCATGCACGTCGGCGCCTAGCGTGACAACCGCGGCGAAGAGGATCACGCTGCATCAGCGGTGGGCGGCGTTACTGCATGGCGTGCTCATGAAGGAGCGGCCGTCGAGCGAGTCTGAGCGGGTGAtgggtctgtgtgtgcgtatcgTGGAATCGATTCCGGGCGATATGGAGCAAACGAAAGACACTTTTCAGACGCTGCTGTTCAACATCAAGGACTCCAAGAACGGCGAGTTGCGACggaaggtggtggagggagagCTGCTGGTGGAGCGACTCGTCACGATGGACGACCTTGAGCTGGCCAAtccggagctgcgcaagcatATCGAAGAGAAGATTGAGGAGCGCTCCAAGGACACAAACCTCAGCGAGATTAGGAAGGCAATGCGGACGAGCAACTCGACACTCTTCAAGTgccgcgtctgcggcgccCGAGACTCCTCCtgggagcagcggcagacgcgcTCGGGCGATGAGCCGATGACGGTGATCATCACGTGCAACAAATGCAACACGCAGTGGCGCAAGTACTAAGCGCAGGGATAgagtggcgctgcgccggcgtaGATGGAGTGTGAGCCGAGGCAACGACCCTCTGCGTATGCTTCCCCCACACTTTCTTTGATTCTCTCACATGGACACTTGCTGGCCGCTGTGATTATCATGGAAATAAcgtccgccgcagcgctcaaccgctgtctgtgtgtgtgcgcgtgtgtgggaaTGTGATGTGCACCGAGCTGCGGCGTTCGGCGTGCGATCTCGCCATGTTTAGCGTAACTCTCCACTGCGTTTTGACTGCCCTTACGTTGCTGTCGTCTGACTGCATTGCAGAGCACAGCCGGGCGTGGGCAAGGCCCTTGAACGCCGCTCCAATAAGCCCGAAGAGATATTTGTGCGACATACCCGCATTTGCCTGCTCATGAGTAGACGTAACTTGTGTGCAGGGCTACATGACGTCAGACAAGGTCTGCGCGATCCATGGACCCCGCGCCGAACGGGGCTGCACCGCACCTTCAACGGCTTCCTCTGCACTTCACACCTCTCTCCTTCTGCCTTCATTCGTCATGGCACGGATGCTCGTCTTCGCCGGTGCCTTCGGCGTGGGCTCATCCATTTTCCGtgagcggcgtcgacggagCGTGCCCATTGTCTGTGGGAGCCCACCGTCAGACGCTCAGCTGCCCTTTGGAGCCCAACTGCCTCTCTGCGCGTTCgccccgcacacgcatagAGGGGCATCGGTGTCGTCGCACGGGCGAACTGCCAAGAAGCGAAGGGAAGCAAAGGCTCCCACACacgttgctgcagcggccggcTCTCCACCGGGCTGATACCAGAGCTGCTCTCAGCGCCCTGTATCAGCAGACGGCCATCCCCCCTGTATTCCTGCGCTGAAGTCTAGCATTCGTGCGCGGACGTGCACGGATCCGTCGCTCTCTGTTCTGTGGCCGCTGCTCGCTTCGTTCCCTGCTTCGATCACGCACACTTGACGTACCAATGAGGGTGACGGTCAAGTGGTTTCTGACGGGCAGGTACTCCGTCATCGAAGACAGTGATGCTATTTTGTCGCCGGACACCACCATTGCGGAACTGAAGGGGCTCATTCAGATTCGCTTCGGCTTTGCTTCGAATGAGCTCTTGTTGATCCTGGATCACCTGCTAGAGAACACGGTTACCCTGCGCAGCCTCAGCATCATGGGTCAGCCGTGCGACCCCATCATGACGGCACATGTCGTGAGAGAGTCGATGCTCGAGATGAGCAACCTCGGCGACCAGGACGATACAAGTAAGGACGATGACCTGCACGAGTTCTCGCACGCCGATTTCATTCTGGCCATGAAGATGCTTGGCAAGGATGTGCCGGTTCCAGACGATCGTCTTGTAGCCATGCGCCTGAACGCCCCTCGCCAGCGTCCAGTCTTCCTCGACGCTCGGCGGGAGGGCGAAGACGACGCTGCTGGTCCCGAACGAGTCCCTCAGCCTCCACCCGGCATGCCAGGCTTGGCGGGGTGCGAGATTCCGGCTTACGACCCGAAGAAAACGGAGGTGTACCAGATCGTCTCCCGCGTCCGTTATGGTCCGCGTAAGGAGGGCGTGGACACCGAATTCGCAATCCAGTACCCCGGTGTCGACGAGCCCTTTCCATTTTGGGACATGCGCACACCAGACCCGTTTGCCCGCATCGATGGGCAGTGCGCCCCTGGCGAGGTCTGCCTCGAGCTCTTCTACTTTGGCGATTTCGACGCTGTCAAGGACCAGTCCAGCTTCTTATTGGTGGTGCGGCAAAGCCTGCAGTCTAAGGCTGGCGTGCGCCTGCggacaccgctgccgctgcgtgaGGCAGGGTGCATGTACCCCCTTATTGCGGCCCCCATTGTGCTGCACGAGATGGACGCCATGGAACTCGGTGACATCTTCTTCGAGGACTTCGGGAAGGTGGAGTCTGCCCGACCCCTCAAGCGCAACAGCGACGGTGCAGAAGTCGCTGGTAGCGGCGGCCTTGGCTGCGCTCCACAGTAGCCGACGCGAATGAGTAgaagagaggcggtggcgcgcagTAAAGACCCCGTCAGTCACGCGCCTGCCGAACAGCCcggcctcctccacggctggccggggtggggtggggtgggaggTGTGAGGCGTGATCTACCGATTGCTTTGTAAGATAGCCGCAGAGCGAATAAACGAAAAAGGAAGATGCGCCTCCATCCACGCAGGAGAGGAGATCGACTGTATTTCTTCGCGCACGGGCGCTCCCCGCCCGTGCCACCTCGTTGCCCGCCGGccctctccgctgctgcctcacGTCTTCGTCGGCGGCTGCGAAACATATATGCGTATCCTCGTTGGCGTATTGTTTGCTCCATCTCTTCGTGTTGTGGCTCGCTGTCAACGCTGTCCAAGCAGTCACCGAGCGCTCATGTATACCCAACTCAACCGGTGCAACTACTTGAACCGACGCAGCCCACCAGGTTACTCATGCCTACGCATACGTAACAAGTCTGCGTGAAGGCACTTGCCTGTGCACAGTTTTCCGGCCGGAccttccgcctcctcgcctcggcgcgtgtgtgcacgcgcagtGTGCAGGAACGTGACTCGCTTGATTTGCCGCTTCTCCCATTCTGTCTTGGGTGTCGTGGCCATCTGAGGTGTTTTGTATCTTTCGTCGTGCATGCCACGTGCGACGCAtctcgcagcgcctcctgtCCGTGCGCTGGGCCAGGTTGTTGGCTTTCCACCGCCACATCGAAAGTACTCACGAGTGCGAGAGTCAGGGTGGTTTGGAGGAGTGGAGGAGATGTGCCGTTTATGGACCGCACTAAGCCTGCACACACGTTCGAGCATACGTGCATGCCGGTGCGCCGACCCGGCGGGCAAATCTATTTGATAACCTCGCCGTCGCGTGTAAGTTTCTTGTTATGATTGAACCTCACATTCTATGCCGCGATCCTCTGTGTTagcttctcctcccccccccccccccactctTCGTTCTTTCGCGCAGATGCCTTTGGATgggcgctgtggctgcacGGCATGGCGCCTAGCAGTGGTATCGTCTACATTTTTGTCGAGAAGTGccctcccttcttcttttGTTCTTGAACTCTGGTGCTGCGTTGATCTCTGTGTAGGGCGGCGCGTTGATGATGTCTTTCTCGCCTGTGGTTGattcctctcctctctggcGTCTGTCGCGCTCTTaccgctcttctccctcacATTCGGGCGCACGCGACGGCCTCAGTGACGGGCAGCGAGGGCATGCTCTGCTACTAATAGGAAGCACCTGCGTTACAGCCTACAGAGTTCGGAGAGAGACAaccgaagagagagagcgagcaagGTTAGTGGCAGGGGCGTGAGCATCTTGCCTTCACTTGGCAAATGCGGAGGTGCGTTCTTGTCTCTGTGGACCAGCTTCCATCCGCGAAGACGCAGTTATCGCGGTGCTGATGTTGAGTGCGTGTTGCCGCGCCTCACCCCCTTATTTGCTTTTCGCCGTATCCTCCTTGGCGTCGGCGCTCGCCCTCCGGCGCCCTCAGACGCGAGGCACGTTCAAACGGACAAGAGAGGTCGGAAAaacggcagcggagaggggcggcgcgcgcgctaGGTGAACGCCGCGTGGGTGCATGAGTTGGCGCACACTCACAGACGATGACACCTCGTCGCTCTTGCCTCTTTCGATTGTTTTGTTGCCCTTTGTGACCTGCATCGTCGTCGCACACGTgccccacagcagcaggggaAACagctctctcccttcccccccccccacacacacagctgctCGATGTGCACATGGGTATGGTGATGTTCACAGACAGCAAGCTGCActtggcagcggcagcaatgACGCGCCTCTTTCGTTGCGCATCCTTGTCCGCTGCCGGTacccttccccaccccctttcgGTTTCTCTGCCTCCTATAGTGTTACTACCCATATGTATGCGTACCTGCGGCCCCGCTGTCTTTTTCTTGCCCCACCTCTTGCCCTCCTGTCGTCTCTCCTCTGTGTGCTGGTGGGTACCTAGGTGAGAGAGGCtaccccccttccctcccccttctcgctGCAGCCTCTCGTCCGCTACCTTAcctgcccccccccggcGTGCAACCGCGaatacacgcacaccaacGCATACGACCACATGGAGGGGCCCTCTGACAAACTTTTGCGGGAGCCCTTCCAAGCCAGCCTCAAGCGAGAGCGCTCCAGCTCCTACACCACCGAGAGAGGCAGACCGACGTCTCCGCATCTTCGGCGGCTTCGGCCCCTGACGACATCGTCTTCTGAGGGCAAAGGCGCTgcggacggcgacggcgaggaagACCCGCATGCTCGGCGGCACGCCGAGCCGGAGCTCTTCGAACTCACTCCTCTTGGCGGAACCGCCAACATAAACGTGCGTGCGACGCGCTTTGGTGTAGAGGGTCTTCGCATCGGGCGCGATCCCAGCTGCTGTGACCTGGTGCTTCCCTCGAACTTGGTGTCGCGGCTTCATTGCGTGCTCTCTGTTCTTGGTGATGACGTGTTCGTGCACGACAACAGCTTCAACGGCACTTTCATCAATGGCCGCCGGGTGGGGCGAGGCCGATGCTCTGCGTTGCATCCGCGCGACACACTTTCCTTCCTGAACCCCACACTAGAGGAGGCAAGCCGGTGTGGGTTTGAGTTTGCGTCGTTGCCGGGGCACTCCTCATCAGGCTTTACAGCAGTGGAAGGACTGCAGCGGTACGAGCTAGGGCCGGTGCTGGGCCAGGGGAgcttggcggcggtgcggcttGGTATAGACGGGGAGACGGGGGCACCAGTCGCTATCAAACTGATTGAGCGGGGGCGCTTCTCCTGtgaggaggctgcggccTCACTGCACACGGAAATTGAAATGATGCGCAGCATGGATCACCCACACGTTGTACGGGTGGTGGACGCGTTTGAGGGCAGCGGCTGTGTCGCATTGGTCATGGAGTAcgtgcgaggcggcgaccTGTTCGACTACATCGTCGGGCGTGGACGCAACCCTTTCACCGAGGCTGAAGCGCGCCATCTCTTTGGGCAGCTCCTCGAAGCGGTTTTGTACATTCACGGTCGAAGCATAATCCACTGCGATCTCAAGCCAGAGAACGTGCTTGTTGACGTCGTCAAGAGAGGGACCGATGACGAGGTTGACACGACCTCAGCCTCGGCaacggcaacggcgacgacgctgcagaccgacggcgatgccgcgctcTCCGTCGTGGACGATCATCAGGCGGAGGCAAAGGCGGTTTCGCCATACGACGTGAGGCTAAAGCTGGCGGACTTTGGCAGTGCCAAGtacgaaggcggcggcgcaggggGCGGCATGCTAGAGAccaccggtgccgccacgCCAGTCTACGCAGCGCCGGAGCTGGCGTGTTTTCCTGCGGACGGAGCTCCACCGCAGGAGATCAGTGCGGCGGTGGATGTGTGGTCTCTGGGAGTGCTCCTGTACATTCTCTGCTCTGGCACCGTACCGAAGCCCCCCCGCTCTGACACAGTCGTCGCCTTCAACCGGTCCATGACACATCTATCCGTTCTGTGTAAGGACCTCATTGCGCGCATGATGACCGTGGACCCATCGCAGCGCCCTTCCCTCGCCGACGTCTGTCATCACCCCTGGCTCGACGGCGTCACGATCTCCGGCGCACCGGACAGAGGCGCACTGGGCAGCAAAGACGTCTTGTCTGTGACGGCGAAGCTGTCGCCGAGCTTtccggaggcggcgaagccgCTGTAGGGGCGCCACATCGCACGCTCCAGCTTTTCCTGCAAGTGTGCTGCTGTTTCGGAAGGTGCGGCGGCTCGGACGTCGCCGCTGAGGCGAGATCACGTGCCACGCTGCGGCACTCCGTTGGTACCAGCGTCACTGCATCTtgttgcgcacgcgcacagaaaGGGGCGCCGCGCTCCCCTCCTCGGTCGTCTACGAGTGTGTCGCTGCATGCCATGCTGCGCATCCGTGCCCTCATCGGAAGCAGATGCACGTTTCCGGCGGAAAGGATGGACATCCCGTGAGAGGCGAGAGCCAAGCGTTCCTCTGTGTGATTTCTGGAACACCTGCGTGTGTCAGCATGCCATATCGTCAGCTGCGCGAGAGGGGTAGGGCGGTGGTGCACACACTCTTCCGTGCAAACGCTCAGCGGCTGGTGTCCGCGtctcagcggcgccgcgtaGATTTCAGTGACAATGCGCAGGAAGGAGGGGTGATGGTGCTGTCTTCAGGATGGTAGGCCGTAAGCGCAATCAAAACACAGTCAGCGGAGTTGTGGTGAGGCTGCGCCGTCTGCATTACACCGACCGCCTGCATCACCGGTCCCACGTGCCGAGGGTACCGTGAGCCCACCTGTAAAGCTGCCTGCCCACACGTCCGAAGTAGGGTGCTTGTCTGTGTGGCAACAATTTTTTGCAAACCCATGACAAGCAGTGCTGTTTCTCTGCAGGCTGCTGGGGCTTCTGGCGAAGGCGTTCCGCGTGGCGTGTGTAGCGATGCGGGGGGCCCCTTTccactctctctcgcgcATGCCGCCTTCTCCCTGCCCTTCCTTCCCGCCTTGTTCTGCCGCAGGTTCGTCTCTTTCGTGTTGGCGCCTCACTTCACAACTGTGCAGCGCAGACAGACACGTGCCGCTGACAGCGCCCCGCAGCTCCCTCTCCGCGCCCTTCCACCGCACACCAACCTCTCCGTTTTCTTCTCCCCACCGCGGCATTCACGCTCTCCTACG
This Leishmania major strain Friedlin complete genome, chromosome 24 DNA region includes the following protein-coding sequences:
- a CDS encoding transcription elongation factor-like protein — protein: MSDSEWSSDSGVSNAEAIAAASLNKHLGELMTLQHPSRVTHRRPAYATSEGTTASSATISHTPRVSGEAPRKQARMDISSLIRQALSQSSAHCTSANVDEVAGRVVAALRQKAGGAEVARAVTRALADPLNEELRESVLSGLLRPEELVALDEVSLLNQAERSVLAKARRERLNQHSVEYLERLNLTVTNMLTCPECRSHECYANFRFTDFVKWQGDDQTPTLQRCCRCSVSFCNERGKRAASAPGACLCAWVAVKVLSATTASRPCIHPSSNRHRTARRGSTRETGKISRFSSCRTRHHFCQKR
- a CDS encoding putative transcription elongation factor; translation: MSDSVQLPASSEASPPSPPPPPGVPTHSVSPLAAPSREAEDVQHSSAASPLKRPRVAEPVTHFLTPNALGGLRHSSNSVSPSPATLTAERVCHDAHADTDAVSPKQARVESRSVTPRSPYSNLPRKIPRKTPVSSPTSSLANSTLVTPPTAAAASHACTSAPSVTTAAKRITLHQRWAALLHGVLMKERPSSESERVMGLCVRIVESIPGDMEQTKDTFQTLLFNIKDSKNGELRRKVVEGELLVERLVTMDDLELANPELRKHIEEKIEERSKDTNLSEIRKAMRTSNSTLFKCRVCGARDSSWEQRQTRSGDEPMTVIITCNKCNTQWRKY
- a CDS encoding putative protein kinase codes for the protein MEGPSDKLLREPFQASLKRERSSSYTTERGRPTSPHLRRLRPLTTSSSEGKGAADGDGEEDPHARRHAEPELFELTPLGGTANINVRATRFGVEGLRIGRDPSCCDLVLPSNLVSRLHCVLSVLGDDVFVHDNSFNGTFINGRRVGRGRCSALHPRDTLSFLNPTLEEASRCGFEFASLPGHSSSGFTAVEGLQRYELGPVLGQGSLAAVRLGIDGETGAPVAIKLIERGRFSCEEAAASLHTEIEMMRSMDHPHVVRVVDAFEGSGCVALVMEYVRGGDLFDYIVGRGRNPFTEAEARHLFGQLLEAVLYIHGRSIIHCDLKPENVLVDVVKRGTDDEVDTTSASATATATTLQTDGDAALSVVDDHQAEAKAVSPYDVRLKLADFGSAKYEGGGAGGGMLETTGAATPVYAAPELACFPADGAPPQEISAAVDVWSLGVLLYILCSGTVPKPPRSDTVVAFNRSMTHLSVLCKDLIARMMTVDPSQRPSLADVCHHPWLDGVTISGAPDRGALGSKDVLSVTAKLSPSFPEAAKPL